From the genome of Impatiens glandulifera chromosome 9, dImpGla2.1, whole genome shotgun sequence, one region includes:
- the LOC124915797 gene encoding uncharacterized protein LOC124915797, with product MLHHNINTGPGVLLPSSKIIRSKQFREKKQPTPGSTGGRKKKSTAKTPSPVKDKSGGTDKQPRESAKPQFETRDEEESASTSDRTGSQKTDENPSDREGPFEEDQSATSLDNAERHVAGTPKAKLQLLVLDKLEIKKGEFTEEIDRLDAVHRQRETAHSPRLETNDGQNRGETPPLADPVINETDERTKTPFTGPFETDRPGDTEPVVTEEKVKTLIQEFANSKVRPWKRKIKKVARQTILLAEKTRDDLVKAEVRITDIEDDYRNDTVLHNDHLQQTEDLEDKTSRMVDDMGRFERETEQQLTKVDEDLGRSCNEAASTLNKVISLEEKNASLEDRNTQLEANLKALTEQKTKAASSSPVPAKRKRKTPSRKVQIAGMLERITETIIETQPNPSMHTEDELEENLEPCSTGQRVSNAVPISTGGQPQAEGSSSRPDQPDEEEPTDAMMKDFIFSESE from the exons ATGCTCCACcataacatcaacaccggtcctggtgttctCCTCCCATCGAGCAAGATAATAAGATCCAAACAATTCCGGGAAAAGAAGCAGCCGACCCCCGGctctacaggtggccgaaagaagaaatctACCGCCAAGACACCGTCTCCGGTAAAAGACAAGTCCGGAGGCACAGACAAACAACCTAGGGAATCTGCGAAACCGCAATTTGAAACACGAGATGAGGAAGAATCGGCTTCCACGTCTGACCGAACCGGCTCGCAGAAAACCGATGAAAATCCTTCCGATAGAGAAGGACcatttgaagaagatcaatcggCTACAAGTCTTGACAATGCGG AAAGGCATGTTGCGGGAACACCGAAGGCTAAATTACAGCTCTTGGTGTTGGATAAGCTTGAGATAAAGAAAGGAGAATTCACTGAAGAAATAGATCGGCTTGACGCGGTGCACAGACAGCGAGAAACAGCGCATTCTCCGCGTCTTGAGACCAATGACGGTCAGAATCGAGGTGAAACACCTCCTCTAGCGGATCCGGTCATAAACGAAACTGACGAAAGAACAAAGACTCCTTTCACCGGGCCATTTGAAACGGATCGACCGGGGGATACAGAACCGGTTGTCACAGAGGAAAAAGTAAAGACtcttattcaagagtttgccaACTCAAAGGTTCGACCGTGGAAGAGGAAAATCAAGAAAGTCGCGCGCCAAACAATCCTGTTAGCCGAAAAGACGAGGGATGATCTTGTAAAGGCAGAGGTACGGATCACAGACATCGAAGACGACTACCGGAACGACACGGTTCTGCACAACGATCATCTTCAGCAAACCGAGGACTTGGAAGATAAGACCTCAAGGATGGTGGATGACATGGGTCGGTTTGAAAGGGAAACCGAGCAACAGCTCACAAAGGTCGATGAAGACCTGGGGCGGTCATGCAACGAAGCCGCTTCCACACTCAACAAAGTCATTAGCCTCGAGGAAAAGAATGCAAGCCTTGAGGACCGGAATACCCAACTTGAAGCCAATCTCAAGGCGCTAACCGAACAG AAGACCAAGGCGGCTTCTTCCTCTCCAGTTCCGGCAAAACGAAAACGGAAAACACCATCAAGGAAGGTTCAAATAGCCGGAATGCTGGAAAGGATTACCGAGACAATCATTGAAACTCAACCGAATCCATCTATGCACACCGAGGATGAACTTGAAGAAAACCTCGAGCCGTGTTCTACAGGACAGCGAGTCTCCAATGCGGTTCCAATCAGCACGGGCGGTCAACCGCAAGCTGAAGGTTCATCTTCAAGACCGGATCAACCGGATGAGGAAGAACCAACCGATGCTATGATGAAAGACTTCATATTTTCCGAATCAGAATAG